The DNA region CCTGCTGGACGTCCTGAATTCGTTGTCCGCCCAGGCCGCATCCATCCGCCGCTTGGAGCGGCAATGGATTCATGGCGACTTCTCGCACTCCAACGTCCTCGTGGAAGGTGGGGAAATCCGCGCCGTGCTTGACTTCGAGTTCGCCACCCGCGATCTCCGGGCGATGGAACTCGCCGTCTGCCTGGCCGAGCAGCTCTCTGCTCCCGGCGGCCTCTCGAGAGCCGTCGCGAAGGAAATGCTGGCCGGCTATCGCAGCGTGCGCACGCTTGTGGCGGAGGAGTTGGAACGGCTGCCCGAGCTGCTCCAGCTCCGCAAGCTGGACGTCTTCCTGCACTTCCTGCACCGCTATCAGGCCGGACTCGATCCGGCTCAAGTCTTGCAAGACCAAACGAGAAAATCGTCGGCCGTATGCCGTTTTATCGGCTCGCATGCCGATTGGATCCGCAGCCTGTGACCGGAAATATGAAAAAAAGAAACCTTCGGACTTCACTTGCGATCCGCAGGTTTCTTTTTTGTTATTCTACTTTTTTTCCCGGATTCAAATAATGGAGTCCAAAGCATGTTTATTCACCTCTGTCACAAAATTTAGGTATTACTTCTGTAACAATCGACTCGAAGTACCCTGATCGTTTTCCCACTCGGGGTATGGTCTATCTCTTCAGCAAGCTCCAGATCGCCGCATCTCATTACAGGTTCGAGCAGCATAACATATCTATAATTTCCGGGCTGCTCCTGAAAAAGCCTGAAAAGTGCCGCAGCATCTTCACGATCACCATATAACGCAATAACTTTACAATAGGAAGCCAGTATAGCTGCGGAAGTCCTTGGATAGCTGCCGAGAAGACGGCCCAGTTGTTCCGTGTATGGAAGCATCATACTCTCCTCATTTCTAATACAGGTAATTCCCAAGTCAACTGCTGCGGTTAGACATATAATTTGTCCCGCTCAAACGCTCCCCTGCTCGCCCGGCTTGGCCGCTAGCGCATCCCATACGCTCATCAGCTCTGTAATGGCTGCGTCAATAACCTCGTAAGGAACGCCGTCCCGGGCTTGCGTGGAAATTCCTCGTAAAAATGTTTCAAATAACGTAACCACCATGGAGGTATCCGTGAATTTGGGCAACTCTCCGTTGGCCACGGCCCGTTCTATACAATCGTTCAGCCAACCGCGGACCCGCTCCCTTTCCTTGGCCAGCATCTCTCTGATGTGTTTTTGCTCGGGGGAACAGTTTACAGCGGACAAAACCAGCAGACAACCCCGAGGATGGGAATTCTCCGTCTGCATTCGCGCCGATTGCCGCAATCCCAGCTCCATGGCCTCTTTCGCTGATATGCTCGTATCCCTGAAAATTTCCGAAACATGTCCATAAGTCGATATATATCGATCCACCGCTTCGCGGAATAGCGCTTCCTTGGACTCGAACGCCGCGTAAAAACTCGCCGCCGATATATTTCCCATCCCCGCCCGCAACTGAGCCAGTGAAGTGGATTCATAGCCATATTCCCAGAACAGAAGCATGGCGGCAGCCACTGCCTCGTCACGATTAAATGCGCGTGGACGTCCCGTTCGTGGCATAAGATGACCTCCCTTATGATTTTTATACTAATCGATCCACAACTCCTTGACAAGGGAGCCTGCCCCAACTTAATATATGGAATGATCAATCCGTAATTTAATTCAGCTTAAGGAAGAAACTAAATGCTTCAATACTTCTGACAAGGATGTGTTGATAGATGATCAACTTTAGAAACGAAACCTATCGCTGTACTTCGGAAATTGTTCTCAGCTTAATCAGCGGGAAGTGGAAAATCGCCATTTTGAACCACTTAGCCAAAGGCCCGGTACGGTATAATGAACTACG from Paenibacillus macerans includes:
- a CDS encoding TetR/AcrR family transcriptional regulator, with product MPRTGRPRAFNRDEAVAAAMLLFWEYGYESTSLAQLRAGMGNISAASFYAAFESKEALFREAVDRYISTYGHVSEIFRDTSISAKEAMELGLRQSARMQTENSHPRGCLLVLSAVNCSPEQKHIREMLAKERERVRGWLNDCIERAVANGELPKFTDTSMVVTLFETFLRGISTQARDGVPYEVIDAAITELMSVWDALAAKPGEQGSV